Proteins from a genomic interval of Lathamus discolor isolate bLatDis1 chromosome 19, bLatDis1.hap1, whole genome shotgun sequence:
- the LAD1 gene encoding ladinin-1 isoform X4 gives MVLRLSLGGCWLCSCGILSRPQSLVKPASTEDGEEHKLSVVLKAQEGRRTRSPMAVSGKLRQEKEQQDAGVGASRAETGTQPHTGRESIQAGQRDRDVAKGRGDPPGDRHRQPALERKVVVRARLQDKEGQGVGTPRGEQRKEVQEPRALTELGGCRLREVKILTRQGSRSAEKTSSVATSSLEQQQPSGDPPKEAVQPSAPPEEPAEKLDTFPTQVTYSSSIRRTSPRTVSFRVISRKQKEESQSPLTRSASMRIPGSSTSIGEKLEKYNSAVQRSEAVKSSLPVQKSLLLSSDGVASKRNFFEASAPGKAEPLAARKDSLRMPGSVTSRINLWISRAQEPAKEEKSKDIRKINSLPNRDVWVKQPGDTSADTKLQ, from the exons ACCTCAGTCCCTGGTGAAGCCTGCGTCTACAGAGGATGGGGAAGAGCACAAGCTCTCGGTAGTGCTGAAGGCTCAAGAAGGGAGACGGACGAGGTCCCCGATGGCAGTCtctgggaaactgaggcaggagaaggagcagcaggatgcaggGGTGGGAGCGAGCCGTGCGGAGACAGGGACACAGCCACACACAGGGCGGGAGAGCATCCAGGCTGGACAGCGGGATCGGGATGTGGCCAAGGGCAGAGGGGACCCACCAGGAGACCGACACCGGCAGCCGGCCTTGGAGAGGAAGGTGGTGGTGAGGGCACGGCTCCAGGACAAGGAGGGACAAGGTGTGGGGACTCCTCGGGGGGAGCAGAGAAAGGAGGTGCAGGAGCCACGGGCCCTGACGGAGCTGGGGGGCTGCCGGCTCCGCGAGGTCAAGATCCTGACCAGGCAAGGGAGCCGCAGCGCGGAGAAGACGTCCTCGGTGGCAACCTCATCCCTGGAGCAGCAG CAGCCATCCGGGGATCCCCCAAAGGAGGCAGTACAGCCGTCTGCCCCCCCAGAGGAACCTGCAGAGAAGTTGGATACTTTTCCAACTCAGGTCACCTACAGCAGCTCCATCAGACGAACCAGCCCAAGAACTGTCTCCTTTCGG GTGAtctcaagaaaacagaaagaagaaagccaaaGCCCTCTCACGAGGAG CGCAAGTATGAGGATCCCGGGGAGCAGCACCAGCATCGGGGAGAAGCTGGAAAAGTACAACTCGGCAGTGCAG CGCTCGGAGGCGGTGAAATCATCCCTGCCCGTTCAGAAGAGCCTCCTGCTGTCCTCGGACGGGGTGGCGAGCAAGCGCAACTTCTTCGAGGCGAGCGCTCCGGGCAAGGCTGAGCCGCTCGCTGCCAGGAAG GACAGCCTGAGGATGCCGGGGTCAGTGACATCCCGCATTAACCTGTGGATCAGCCGAGCTCAGGAGCCTGCCAAGGAGGAGAAGAGCAAG GacatcaggaaaataaacagcCTGCCCAACCGTGACGTCTGGGTAAAGCAGCCTGGAGACacctctgcagacaccaag ttgcAATAA